Below is a window of Nitrospirota bacterium DNA.
CTTTTTCTTCCGAGTTAAATCTTGATGCTACGGTCTCCACCTGTATCGCTGAGAGTATTATATGATTGCTATCGGTAACTATTATAGCCCTTGTCCTCCTCCCCTGTGTAGCATCAATCAGCCTACTGCTTTCCCTCGCCTCATCTTTAAGCCTCTTCATCGGAGCTGAGTCAGGATTGATTATAGCCACTACTCTTGATGCCGATAC
It encodes the following:
- a CDS encoding DUF370 domain-containing protein codes for the protein MSCCKGLINIGFGNVVSASRVVAIINPDSAPMKRLKDEARESSRLIDATQGRRTRAIIVTDSNHIILSAIQVETVASRFNSEEKDREGGHPKKSSGLFGDPSM